One segment of Macrotis lagotis isolate mMagLag1 chromosome 1, bilby.v1.9.chrom.fasta, whole genome shotgun sequence DNA contains the following:
- the RBBP9 gene encoding serine hydrolase RBBP9 — protein sequence MMVSPSKAVIVPGNGGGDVVTHGWYGWVKKRLEKIPDFQCLSQNMPDPITARESIWLPFMESEFHCDEKTIIIGHSSGAIAAMRYAETHRVYAIILVSAYTSDLGDENERASGYFNRPWQWEKIKSNCQHIVQFGSTDDPFLPWSEQQEVANKLGAKLHKFTDRGHFQNTEFNELVSVVQSMLNVPS from the exons ATGATGGTTTCTCCTAGCAAGGCTGTGATTGTTCCTGGGAATGGAGGAGGTGATGTGGTGACCCATGGTTGGTATGGATGGGTAAAAAAGAGACTGGAGAAG ATACCTGATTTCCAGTGTTTGTCTCAAAACATGCCTGATCCAA TTACAGCTCGAGAAAGCATTTGGTTGCCttttatggagtctgaattccACTGTGATGAGAAGACAATCATCATAGGACACAGTTCTGGTGCCATTGCTGCCATGAG gTATGCAGAAACACATCGTGTATATGCTATCATATTAGTGTCTGCATATACATCAGACCTGGGGGATGAGAATGAACGAGCAAGTG GATACTTCAATCGTCCTTGGCAGTGGGAGAAGATCAAGTCTAATTGCCAACATATAGTACAGTTTGGGTCCACTGATGATCCTTTTCTTCCTTGGAGTGAACAGCAGGAAGTGGCCAACAAATTGGGAGCCAAATTGCACAAATTCACAGACCGTGGCCACTTTCAAAACACTGAGTTTAATGAACTGGTCAGTGTGGTGCAATCGATGCTGAATGTGCCCTCTTAG